A single window of Sphingobacteriales bacterium DNA harbors:
- a CDS encoding fatty acid desaturase family protein, translating to MERNYWNISVLPENNQALKYKQIINEYLSKEEIKKLHAKSNFRATLSILSVWLWIIFAFALVAIFPNIFTIIIALFILGGKQLGCAIIMHDASHYSLFTTKKLNNWIGNIFGAYPIFHNVEQYRPYHFQHHLATGTYEDPDLNLVKAYPTKMLSLLRKFVRDLIGLTGIKTEFGLMAMHLGFLKYNLGNLIEKIPKEERTWKQIFSNAYYNLRGPIIVNLTMFLILFFIGKPYLYLLWIAAMLTTYNFCLRVRSIAEHSVVEDTSDPYKNTRTTYANFIEKILFAPLNVNYHLEHHFLQNIPSYNTPTMHKMIKERGFYKHALLKPNYIEIIKMAIKKDGRPTE from the coding sequence ATGGAAAGAAACTATTGGAATATAAGTGTGTTACCAGAAAACAATCAGGCACTTAAATACAAACAGATTATAAATGAATATCTATCCAAAGAAGAAATAAAAAAACTTCATGCAAAATCAAATTTCAGAGCCACACTATCAATACTCTCTGTTTGGCTTTGGATAATTTTCGCTTTTGCTTTAGTGGCAATATTTCCAAATATATTCACTATTATAATTGCATTATTCATACTTGGTGGCAAACAGTTAGGTTGCGCCATCATCATGCACGATGCATCACATTATTCATTATTCACAACAAAAAAACTAAACAATTGGATTGGAAACATATTTGGTGCCTATCCAATCTTTCATAATGTAGAACAATACAGACCATACCATTTCCAACATCATTTAGCAACTGGCACCTACGAAGATCCAGACTTAAACTTAGTAAAAGCCTACCCTACCAAAATGTTAAGCCTACTTAGAAAATTTGTAAGAGATTTAATCGGACTAACTGGTATTAAAACTGAGTTTGGATTAATGGCAATGCATTTAGGATTTCTAAAATACAACCTTGGAAACTTAATTGAAAAAATACCTAAAGAAGAAAGAACATGGAAGCAAATATTTAGCAATGCCTATTATAATTTAAGAGGACCAATCATTGTAAATCTTACAATGTTTTTAATTCTATTTTTTATTGGAAAACCATATTTATATTTACTATGGATTGCAGCCATGCTTACAACATACAATTTTTGTTTAAGAGTACGTTCTATTGCTGAGCATAGTGTAGTCGAAGACACCAGCGACCCATACAAAAACACCAGAACCACTTATGCAAACTTTATCGAAAAAATATTATTCGCACCACTAAATGTAAATTACCATTTAGAACATCATTTTTTGCAAAACATACCAAGCTACAATACACCAACAATGCATAAAATGATTAAAGAAAGAGGATTCTACAAACATGCATTACTAAAACCAAACTATATAGAAATCATTAAAATGGCAATTAAGAAAGATGGAAGACCAACAGAATAA
- a CDS encoding MFS transporter: protein MEDQQNKQKNVTLLIIVAALGYFVDVFDLLLFGMVRISSLQDLGITDTNLESVGIRLDNLQMIGMLLGGLTWGIIGDKKGRLSVLFGSILVYSIANILNAYIENTTQYAILRLIAGFGLAGELGAGITLVNESLNKEKRGIATAFVAGFGVLGAVLGCLLVLWIKDWRMCYLIGGIMGVALLLLRVSVYESGMYQAAKEKSNQLGDLKILVKDRETFIKYISIILIAVPIWYIVQLYSKYAPELAEAIGLVVTNKKDVAVYAIMAVYSGLTLGDVSCGIFSNIVKSRKKAIITYLCMLIIFIIIFWQIAHLSFTIFYSMIFLLGFGIGYWAVFMSTASESFGINIRSTVTNTAPNFVRGFVIIINFLYVTFKSSTGSTMYANILVGIICIGLALLAWTRIDETFGKNLDYIEK, encoded by the coding sequence ATGGAAGACCAACAGAATAAACAAAAAAATGTAACGCTATTAATTATTGTTGCTGCACTTGGATACTTCGTAGATGTATTTGATTTACTACTATTTGGTATGGTTAGAATTTCTAGCTTACAAGATTTAGGCATTACAGATACCAACCTAGAAAGTGTAGGAATAAGATTAGACAATTTACAGATGATTGGCATGCTACTTGGTGGACTAACTTGGGGCATTATTGGAGATAAAAAAGGTAGGCTTTCTGTATTGTTTGGTTCTATATTAGTATATTCTATTGCAAATATTCTTAATGCATACATCGAAAACACTACGCAATATGCAATTCTAAGATTAATAGCAGGCTTTGGGTTAGCTGGTGAATTAGGTGCAGGTATTACCTTAGTCAACGAATCTTTGAATAAAGAAAAAAGAGGTATTGCCACTGCATTTGTAGCAGGTTTTGGTGTTTTAGGCGCAGTATTAGGCTGTTTATTAGTGCTATGGATAAAAGATTGGAGAATGTGTTACCTAATTGGAGGCATTATGGGTGTAGCACTATTATTATTAAGAGTTTCTGTCTACGAATCAGGCATGTACCAAGCAGCAAAAGAAAAATCAAACCAACTAGGCGATTTAAAGATTTTAGTAAAAGACAGAGAAACATTTATAAAATACATTTCAATCATACTAATTGCAGTTCCAATTTGGTATATCGTGCAATTATATTCAAAATATGCACCAGAATTAGCAGAAGCAATTGGGTTAGTAGTTACCAACAAGAAAGACGTCGCTGTCTACGCAATCATGGCAGTATATTCAGGACTAACCTTAGGTGATGTAAGTTGTGGCATATTTTCAAATATTGTAAAAAGTAGAAAAAAAGCCATAATTACATATTTATGTATGCTAATAATATTTATCATCATATTTTGGCAAATTGCACATCTGAGTTTTACTATTTTTTATAGTATGATTTTCCTTTTAGGATTTGGAATTGGCTATTGGGCAGTATTTATGAGTACAGCATCAGAATCATTTGGTATCAATATACGTTCTACAGTAACCAATACAGCACCAAACTTCGTACGCGGATTTGTAATTATTATCAACTTCCTGTACGTAACTTTCAAAAGTTCTACAGGCTCAACAATGTACGCAAATATACTTGTTGGAATCATATGTATTGGATTGGCATTATTAGCATGGACAAGAATTGACGAAACATTCGGGAAAAATTTAGACTATATAGAAAAATAA
- a CDS encoding OmpA family protein, with product MKQIIYLMLILFSGFTFANENVQVALKDKNDVKKTKSLYKLETKKYLKDWALIIHGGATSPFTDIRSYDWVRQTKKPSELQWGAGIGITKMFGSAFGINLDYTLGRVSGRTIEEGGFAEDRQYWKQLGFNEPVYFRTNVFHQGTINFYIDWLGLSFGYNKFIKSQIKNKPVKPRIFALYNKIGVGFWRGESNIYNASDDKTIDGSAYTRGYTNKFTEVVFPITTGMKFKVSKAFDLGLEGTFVFMNSDKLDAFNFQSTHNSFTGQTVNSLSKINRDAYLYMNVNLTYKFGRIGSQKEHVEWVNPMEMIMVYQEANKPAPPPPLLDTDQDGVLDIVDEEPNTELGAKVDTKGRTLDSDGDGCPDHKDPEPYSNPRIKIENCVNIIDTTPRIVEKIEKVIETNTIETIKETVKETVTDDTWKLTSIYFDLNKYAITPAGATELKKVALVMKKKPDLIVEVQGHTDTRGSLEYNKKLSENRVNSAINYLVKNFGISASRFKKLPLGMIDPTVKNAENESEHQVNRRVDFKPVNMKEGE from the coding sequence ATGAAACAAATAATTTATTTAATGCTAATTCTTTTTTCAGGTTTTACTTTTGCAAATGAGAACGTGCAAGTAGCCTTAAAAGATAAAAACGATGTAAAAAAGACAAAGTCATTATACAAACTAGAAACAAAAAAATATCTAAAAGATTGGGCATTAATCATACATGGTGGTGCCACTTCGCCATTCACAGACATTAGAAGTTATGACTGGGTAAGACAAACAAAAAAACCAAGTGAACTGCAATGGGGCGCAGGAATAGGAATTACCAAAATGTTTGGTTCAGCCTTTGGTATCAACTTAGATTATACCTTAGGTAGAGTTTCAGGAAGAACAATTGAAGAAGGAGGATTTGCTGAGGACAGACAATATTGGAAACAATTAGGCTTCAATGAACCAGTATATTTTAGAACAAATGTTTTTCATCAAGGAACAATAAACTTTTACATAGATTGGTTAGGACTTTCATTTGGATATAATAAATTCATCAAGTCTCAAATAAAAAATAAACCAGTAAAACCAAGAATCTTTGCACTGTACAATAAAATAGGTGTAGGATTTTGGAGAGGCGAATCAAACATATACAATGCCAGCGACGACAAAACGATTGATGGTAGTGCATATACAAGAGGTTATACCAACAAATTTACTGAAGTAGTATTTCCAATTACAACAGGAATGAAGTTCAAAGTTTCTAAAGCATTTGATTTAGGCTTAGAAGGAACATTTGTATTTATGAATTCAGACAAATTAGATGCCTTTAATTTCCAATCTACACACAATTCATTTACAGGTCAAACAGTAAACTCATTATCGAAAATAAACAGAGATGCTTACTTATACATGAATGTAAATCTAACCTACAAATTTGGTAGAATTGGTTCTCAAAAAGAACACGTAGAATGGGTAAATCCTATGGAAATGATAATGGTATACCAAGAAGCAAACAAACCAGCACCACCACCACCATTGTTAGATACAGACCAAGATGGAGTATTGGATATTGTTGATGAAGAGCCAAACACAGAACTTGGTGCAAAAGTAGATACAAAAGGTAGAACTTTAGATAGCGATGGCGATGGCTGTCCAGACCACAAAGATCCAGAACCTTATTCTAATCCTAGAATTAAAATAGAGAATTGTGTAAACATCATAGACACAACACCAAGAATTGTAGAAAAAATAGAAAAAGTAATTGAAACTAATACAATAGAAACAATTAAAGAAACTGTAAAAGAAACAGTAACTGATGATACATGGAAATTAACTTCTATTTACTTCGACTTAAATAAATACGCCATTACACCTGCTGGTGCAACTGAGTTGAAAAAAGTTGCTTTAGTAATGAAGAAAAAACCAGACTTAATTGTAGAAGTTCAAGGACATACTGACACAAGAGGTTCATTAGAATACAACAAAAAACTATCGGAAAACAGAGTAAATTCTGCAATCAATTACTTAGTTAAAAACTTTGGTATCTCTGCAAGTAGATTCAAAAAACTACCATTAGGTATGATAGACCCAACTGTAAAAAATGCTGAGAACGAAAGTGAGCACCAAGTAAACAGAAGAGTTGATTTTAAACCAGTAAATATGAAAGAAGGAGAATAA